In Paracoccus jeotgali, the following are encoded in one genomic region:
- a CDS encoding ABC transporter ATP-binding protein encodes MTREAVIEVRGLRSQFGDHVVHDDLDLDLYRGEILGVVGGSGTGKSVLLRSIVGLNKPRAGEIRVFGKDVTRLTGATREAFERRWGVMFQDGALFSSLSVRENVEVPLRAVPGLSDTDRRGLAELKVAMAGLPVSANDKFPSELSGGMRKRAGLARSLALDPEILFLDEPTAGLDPIGAAAFDRLIVELRDALNLSVFLVTHDLDTLHACCDRVAVLAEQRVLTTGTMEEMMQVDHPWVHEYFHGPRARAAISGTAESR; translated from the coding sequence ATGACCCGCGAGGCGGTGATCGAGGTGCGCGGCCTGCGCAGCCAGTTCGGCGACCATGTCGTGCATGACGATCTGGACCTCGACCTGTATCGGGGCGAGATCCTGGGCGTGGTCGGTGGCTCGGGGACCGGGAAATCGGTGCTGCTGCGCTCGATCGTGGGGCTGAACAAGCCGCGCGCGGGCGAGATCCGGGTCTTTGGCAAGGACGTCACCCGCCTGACCGGCGCCACCCGCGAGGCGTTCGAGCGCCGCTGGGGCGTGATGTTTCAGGACGGCGCGCTGTTTTCCTCGCTGAGCGTGCGCGAGAATGTCGAGGTGCCGTTGCGCGCGGTGCCCGGCCTGTCGGACACCGACCGGCGTGGCCTGGCCGAGCTGAAGGTCGCCATGGCTGGCCTGCCGGTCAGCGCCAATGACAAGTTCCCGTCCGAGCTGTCGGGGGGGATGCGCAAACGCGCCGGGCTGGCGCGGTCGCTGGCGCTGGACCCGGAGATTCTGTTTCTGGACGAGCCGACCGCCGGGCTGGACCCCATCGGGGCCGCCGCCTTCGACCGGCTGATCGTCGAGTTGCGCGACGCGCTGAACCTGTCGGTGTTTCTGGTCACCCACGACCTCGACACGCTGCACGCGTGTTGCGACCGGGTCGCGGTTCTGGCCGAACAGCGCGTGCTGACCACCGGCACCATGGAAGAGATGATGCAGGTCGATCACCCCTGGGTGCATGAATATTTCCACGGGCCGCGCGCCCGCGCCGCGATTTCCGGCACCGCAGAAAGCAGGTAG
- a CDS encoding isocitrate lyase, with protein MAQRKSYAELRAELEKRYPSGQTSNGIGIDDIVQLKLQNSYDTHLDIARDMASVMRQDMADYDRDPTLSTQSLGCWSGFHAQQMIKSVKRLRGTTKRAYVYLSGWMVAGLRNTWGHLPDQSMHEKTAVRDLIREIYVSLRQADEVAMNDLFKELKAATSDAERAEVIERIDNFESHVVPIIADIDAGFGNEHATYLLAKELIQAGACCLQIENQVSDAKQCGHQDGKVTVPREDFIEKLRACRLAFEELGVDDGVIVARTDSLGAGLTQKVPVSQQPGDLASEYIKWLDTEAITDANPVRDGELAIRLDGEFVKPKRLPNGLFPFKKGSGRARVVEDCIANLTQGGADMLWIETDTPNVAEIAAMVNEVREVVPNAKLVYNNSPSFNWTLNLRKQVRDEWLAEGRIAEGDYPEGNELMKADFDATELGKEADDRLQRFQHDISTQAGVFHNLITLPTFHLTAKSVDELSRGYFGDDKMLAYVKTVQREEIRRGISAVKHQHEVGSDLGDTFKEMVSGERALKAGGHANTMNQFAAE; from the coding sequence ATGGCACAACGCAAGAGCTATGCCGAACTGCGCGCCGAACTGGAAAAGCGCTACCCCTCGGGCCAGACCTCGAACGGGATCGGGATCGACGACATCGTGCAGCTGAAACTGCAGAACAGCTATGACACCCATCTCGACATCGCCCGCGACATGGCCAGCGTGATGCGTCAGGACATGGCCGATTACGACCGCGACCCGACCCTGTCGACGCAGTCGCTGGGTTGCTGGTCGGGCTTTCACGCCCAGCAGATGATCAAGTCGGTCAAGCGCCTGCGCGGCACCACCAAGCGCGCCTATGTCTATCTGTCGGGCTGGATGGTGGCCGGTCTGCGCAATACCTGGGGCCACCTGCCGGACCAGTCGATGCATGAAAAGACCGCCGTGCGCGACCTGATCCGCGAAATCTATGTCTCGCTGCGCCAGGCCGACGAGGTCGCGATGAACGACCTGTTCAAGGAGCTGAAGGCCGCCACCTCGGACGCCGAGCGGGCCGAAGTGATCGAGCGGATCGACAATTTCGAAAGCCATGTCGTCCCGATCATCGCCGATATCGACGCCGGCTTCGGCAACGAACACGCGACCTATCTGCTCGCCAAGGAACTGATCCAGGCCGGCGCCTGCTGCCTGCAGATCGAAAACCAGGTCTCGGACGCGAAGCAGTGCGGCCACCAGGACGGCAAGGTCACCGTGCCGCGCGAAGATTTCATCGAAAAGCTGCGCGCCTGCCGTCTGGCCTTTGAGGAGCTGGGCGTCGATGACGGTGTCATCGTGGCGCGGACCGACAGCCTTGGCGCCGGTCTGACGCAAAAGGTTCCGGTCAGCCAGCAGCCGGGCGATCTGGCCTCGGAATACATCAAGTGGCTGGACACCGAAGCGATCACCGACGCCAACCCGGTCCGCGACGGCGAGTTGGCGATCCGCCTCGACGGCGAATTCGTCAAGCCCAAGCGCCTGCCGAACGGGCTGTTCCCGTTCAAGAAGGGCTCGGGCCGAGCGCGCGTCGTCGAAGACTGCATCGCCAACCTGACCCAGGGCGGCGCCGACATGCTGTGGATCGAGACCGACACCCCGAACGTGGCCGAGATCGCCGCCATGGTGAACGAGGTCCGCGAGGTCGTCCCGAACGCCAAGCTGGTCTACAACAACTCGCCCAGCTTCAACTGGACGCTGAACCTGCGCAAGCAGGTCCGCGACGAGTGGCTGGCCGAGGGCCGCATCGCCGAGGGTGACTATCCCGAAGGCAACGAGCTGATGAAGGCCGATTTCGACGCCACCGAGCTGGGCAAAGAGGCCGATGACCGGCTGCAGCGCTTCCAGCACGACATCTCGACCCAGGCCGGCGTGTTCCACAACCTGATCACGCTGCCGACCTTCCACCTGACCGCCAAGTCGGTGGACGAGCTGTCGCGCGGCTATTTCGGCGACGACAAGATGCTGGCCTATGTCAAGACCGTCCAGCGCGAGGAAATCCGCCGCGGCATCTCGGCGGTCAAGCACCAGCACGAGGTCGGCTCGGATCTGGGCGACACCTTCAAGGAAATGGTCAGCGGCGAGCGTGCCCTGAAAGCGGGCGGCCATGCCAACACCATGAACCAGTTCGCCGCCGAATAA
- a CDS encoding epoxyqueuosine reductase QueH, producing MSDDFTRPVLTPPGGHKKVLLHSCCAPCSGEVMEAMTASGIDYTIFFYNPNIHPEKEYLLRKDENIRFAEAHDVPFVDCDYDTENWYARAKGMEWEPERGIRCTMCFDMRFERTALYAHEHGFPVMTSSLGISRWKDMKQINGCGERAVAPYDGLEYWDYNWRKGGGSNRMIEISKREEFYQQEYCGCVYSLRDTNRHRREVGRGPIEIGKMFYGSEPASDE from the coding sequence ATGTCCGATGACTTCACCCGCCCCGTCCTGACGCCCCCCGGCGGCCACAAAAAGGTGCTGCTGCATTCCTGCTGCGCCCCCTGTTCGGGCGAGGTGATGGAAGCGATGACCGCCTCGGGCATTGATTACACGATCTTTTTCTACAACCCGAACATCCACCCCGAAAAGGAATACCTGCTTCGCAAGGATGAAAACATCCGCTTTGCAGAGGCCCATGACGTGCCATTCGTCGATTGCGACTATGACACCGAAAACTGGTATGCCCGCGCCAAGGGGATGGAGTGGGAGCCCGAACGCGGCATCCGCTGCACCATGTGCTTCGACATGCGGTTCGAGCGCACGGCGCTTTATGCCCATGAGCACGGATTTCCGGTGATGACCTCGTCGCTGGGCATCTCGCGCTGGAAGGACATGAAGCAGATCAACGGCTGCGGCGAGCGCGCGGTCGCGCCCTATGATGGGCTGGAATACTGGGACTATAACTGGCGCAAGGGCGGCGGGTCGAACCGCATGATCGAGATCTCCAAGCGCGAAGAGTTCTACCAGCAGGAATATTGCGGCTGCGTCTATTCGCTGCGCGACACCAACCGCCACCGGCGCGAGGTCGGGCGCGGCCCGATCGAGATCGGCAAGATGTTCTACGGCAGCGAACCGGCCTCGGACGAATAG
- a CDS encoding ABC-type transport auxiliary lipoprotein family protein has translation MIRSALLVPLILSLSGCGALKALEGEPNRDVFELRAPTVTANRCGGTRVQDLVIELPKTRGTLDTERIMIRPSVLQTQYLPDAIWGDPVPATLQRLLVETLGSYDTFAHVGRAPLGISGDLAMISEIGEFNAQTSGEGAVIRLSVDAQLVREMDATIVGRGRFSATTQAPSTRTADLIPAFDAAAQELVAEMTAWTLGRVGVNTGSCR, from the coding sequence ATGATCCGTTCTGCCCTGCTTGTCCCGCTGATCCTGTCGCTGTCCGGCTGCGGCGCGCTGAAAGCGCTGGAAGGCGAGCCCAACCGCGACGTGTTCGAATTGCGCGCGCCCACCGTCACCGCCAATCGCTGCGGTGGGACGCGGGTGCAGGATCTGGTGATCGAACTGCCCAAGACGCGTGGCACGCTGGACACCGAACGCATCATGATCCGCCCGTCGGTCCTGCAGACGCAATATCTGCCCGACGCGATCTGGGGCGACCCGGTGCCCGCCACCCTGCAACGCCTGCTGGTCGAGACCCTGGGCAGCTATGACACCTTTGCCCATGTCGGGCGCGCGCCTTTGGGGATATCGGGCGATCTGGCGATGATCAGCGAGATCGGCGAGTTCAACGCCCAGACCAGTGGCGAGGGGGCGGTGATCCGTCTCTCCGTCGACGCGCAGCTGGTGCGAGAAATGGATGCCACCATCGTCGGGCGCGGCCGGTTCTCGGCCACGACGCAGGCGCCCAGCACCCGCACCGCAGATCTGATCCCGGCCTTCGACGCCGCCGCGCAGGAACTGGTGGCGGAGATGACCGCCTGGACCCTGGGCCGCGTCGGCGTCAACACCGGTAGTTGCCGGTGA
- a CDS encoding helix-turn-helix domain-containing protein yields the protein MAPRGEKLIIGQRLKILRSTLGLTQAQMAQQLGVSASYITLIESDQRPASAKLLMRLAQVYDLNVAELAPDTDAQLAADFEAALKDPALEVEGVSRAEIEAVLQASPRIAAALVRLQGRLGDAMMRAQAEQTPLADRSRVEAIAQIARPVDEVRDWFYESRNYIDALDRAAESVAEDNKLHRDASDVALSGLLAAHNVRVRRLPGAVMAGSLRRYDPHRKELLLSEFLDAASRRFQMAVLIARLNYQDLIDEVMDTAHFEGEATQGLARVSLANYFAAALLMPYRPFLAACESERYDIELIGHRFGTSFEQTAHRMTTLQRPEARGIPFFFVRVDRAGNVSKRFSAGRFPFSRFGGTCPLWNVHAAFETPGQIQTQMIRMPEGARYFSVARTVMRAGGSFSAPAPRLAVGLGCDVAFAPRLIYADAFDAERSEPTEVGLNCILCERQNCASRAQAPINRNLAVNELERSVALFSFESD from the coding sequence ATGGCGCCACGGGGCGAAAAACTGATCATCGGGCAGCGGCTGAAGATCCTGCGCAGCACGCTGGGGCTGACGCAGGCGCAGATGGCGCAGCAGCTTGGCGTCTCGGCCAGCTATATCACGCTGATCGAAAGCGATCAGCGTCCGGCCTCGGCCAAGCTGTTGATGCGGCTGGCGCAGGTCTATGATCTGAACGTGGCCGAGCTGGCGCCCGACACCGACGCCCAGCTTGCCGCCGATTTCGAGGCCGCGCTGAAAGACCCCGCGCTCGAGGTCGAGGGCGTGAGCCGCGCCGAGATCGAGGCCGTGCTGCAGGCCTCGCCCCGGATCGCGGCGGCACTGGTGCGGTTGCAGGGCCGGCTGGGCGACGCGATGATGCGCGCGCAGGCCGAACAGACCCCGCTGGCCGACCGCAGCCGGGTCGAGGCGATCGCCCAGATCGCCCGGCCGGTGGATGAGGTCCGCGACTGGTTCTATGAAAGCCGCAACTATATCGACGCCCTCGACCGCGCCGCCGAATCCGTGGCCGAGGACAACAAGCTGCACCGCGACGCCTCGGACGTGGCGCTAAGCGGGCTGCTGGCCGCCCACAACGTCCGCGTCCGGCGCCTGCCCGGCGCGGTGATGGCCGGATCGCTGCGCCGCTATGACCCGCATCGCAAGGAATTGCTGCTGTCGGAATTCCTCGACGCCGCCAGCCGGCGCTTTCAGATGGCGGTGCTGATTGCGCGGCTGAACTATCAGGATCTGATCGACGAGGTCATGGACACCGCGCATTTCGAGGGCGAGGCGACACAGGGGCTGGCCCGCGTCAGCCTGGCCAATTATTTCGCCGCCGCCCTGCTGATGCCCTATCGCCCGTTCCTCGCCGCCTGCGAATCGGAGCGCTACGATATCGAGCTGATCGGCCACCGCTTCGGCACCAGTTTCGAGCAGACCGCCCACCGCATGACCACCCTGCAACGCCCCGAGGCGCGCGGCATCCCGTTCTTCTTCGTCCGCGTGGACCGGGCCGGGAACGTGTCCAAACGCTTCAGCGCCGGGCGCTTTCCCTTCTCGCGCTTTGGCGGCACCTGCCCGCTTTGGAACGTCCATGCCGCGTTCGAGACACCGGGCCAGATCCAGACCCAGATGATCCGGATGCCCGAAGGCGCGCGTTACTTTTCGGTCGCGCGGACGGTGATGCGGGCCGGCGGCAGCTTTTCCGCGCCCGCGCCCCGGCTGGCGGTGGGTCTGGGCTGCGACGTGGCCTTTGCGCCGCGGCTGATCTATGCCGACGCCTTCGACGCCGAACGCAGCGAGCCGACCGAGGTCGGGCTGAACTGCATCCTGTGCGAGCGGCAGAACTGCGCCTCGCGCGCGCAGGCGCCGATCAACCGCAACCTCGCGGTGAACGAGCTGGAACGCAGCGTGGCGCTGTTCAGCTTTGAATCCGATTGA
- a CDS encoding MlaE family ABC transporter permease, which produces MPQLGPPARRVDLSGLDRMDTAGAWYLVRARAAGTVIEGASPAHEGLIEAVARSLPEPDPPTPHDTTLHYIVTRTGAHVVAALSYLRELAGYLGRFIAALARAIRHPSEFRVTSLTFHAQETGLRAVPIVFVMSFLIGVVLAFQGAAQLRQFGAEVFVVDLIAIAVLRELGILLTAIIVAGRTASALTASIGSMKMREEIDAMRTLGMDPSMVLILPRILALLITLPILGLLSNVAGLLGGGIMSWIELDISPALFINRLGDVSVDHVIVGLVKAPVFALIIGVIGCHAGMQVGRDAESLGRQTSSAVVHAIFAVIIADALFSVFFAEIGL; this is translated from the coding sequence ATGCCGCAGCTTGGCCCGCCCGCGCGCCGCGTCGATCTGTCGGGGCTGGACCGCATGGACACGGCCGGCGCCTGGTATCTGGTCCGCGCCCGCGCCGCCGGCACCGTGATCGAAGGCGCCAGCCCCGCGCATGAGGGGCTGATCGAGGCCGTGGCCAGATCGCTGCCCGAACCCGATCCGCCCACCCCGCACGACACGACGCTGCATTACATCGTGACCCGGACCGGCGCGCATGTCGTGGCCGCGCTGTCCTATCTGCGCGAGCTGGCCGGCTATCTGGGCCGCTTCATCGCAGCCCTGGCGCGCGCGATCCGCCACCCGTCCGAGTTCCGCGTGACCTCGCTGACCTTTCACGCGCAGGAAACCGGGCTGCGCGCCGTGCCCATCGTCTTTGTCATGTCCTTCCTGATCGGCGTCGTTCTGGCCTTTCAGGGCGCCGCGCAGCTGCGCCAGTTCGGGGCCGAGGTCTTCGTCGTCGATCTGATCGCCATCGCCGTCCTGCGCGAGCTTGGCATCCTGCTGACCGCGATCATCGTCGCGGGACGCACCGCCTCGGCGCTGACCGCGTCCATCGGGTCGATGAAGATGCGCGAGGAAATCGACGCGATGCGGACGCTGGGCATGGACCCCAGTATGGTGCTGATCCTGCCCCGCATCCTTGCGCTGCTGATCACGCTGCCGATCCTGGGCCTGCTGTCCAATGTCGCAGGGCTGCTGGGCGGCGGCATCATGTCCTGGATCGAGCTTGATATCTCGCCCGCGCTGTTCATCAACCGGCTCGGCGATGTCAGCGTCGATCACGTCATCGTCGGATTGGTCAAGGCGCCGGTCTTTGCCCTGATCATCGGGGTGATCGGCTGCCACGCCGGGATGCAGGTCGGGCGCGACGCGGAATCGCTGGGCCGCCAGACCTCGAGCGCGGTGGTCCATGCGATCTTCGCCGTCATCATCGCCGATGCGCTGTTTTCGGTCTTTTTCGCCGAGATCGGGCTATGA
- a CDS encoding MlaD family protein, which translates to METKANYALIGTFTILGFLAMMGFVMWFAKLELNRQFAYYDVYFTDISGLAVSSQVQFSGLAVGRVVSTELAPQRSAVRVRLELREDTPVRTDSRASIDTSAVTGVSLVTITSGQPDSPLLRDVTETGVPVIEASPSTLQTLGRQAPELLERLNRLAEQLTQTLDDENQQRFAHILENVDNATSNLDRTMEDVSSATEAIGSLASQMSGFAETIDELGATADTTLKTITDAAGQADRMLARANSYIDDDLAPLTADLRALGQQAQASIGKLDTALDTTTDTMSAAGDTIEEIAPVFTDLRETLAKVSASLANLPEELPRITSNISSAARSAADAFDTLDTLLGGASAPVQSFARDGLPQFSRLAQDLRSMVKSIEGLVTELRRNPAQLLRGQPQPEFRR; encoded by the coding sequence ATGGAAACCAAGGCAAATTATGCGCTGATCGGGACGTTCACCATCCTTGGCTTTCTGGCGATGATGGGTTTCGTGATGTGGTTCGCCAAGCTCGAACTGAACCGGCAATTCGCCTATTACGACGTCTATTTCACCGATATCTCGGGGCTGGCGGTGTCCTCGCAGGTGCAGTTCTCCGGCCTCGCCGTCGGCCGCGTCGTCAGCACCGAGCTGGCACCACAGCGCAGCGCCGTGCGGGTGCGGCTGGAGCTGCGCGAGGATACGCCGGTGCGGACCGATTCGCGGGCATCCATCGACACCTCGGCGGTGACAGGGGTGTCGCTTGTCACCATCACCTCGGGTCAGCCGGACTCGCCGCTGCTGCGCGACGTGACCGAAACCGGCGTGCCGGTGATCGAGGCAAGCCCCTCGACCCTGCAAACCTTGGGCCGGCAGGCGCCCGAATTGCTGGAACGGCTGAACCGGCTGGCCGAACAGCTGACCCAGACGCTGGATGACGAAAACCAGCAGCGTTTCGCGCATATCCTTGAAAACGTCGACAACGCGACCAGCAATCTGGACCGCACGATGGAGGATGTGTCCTCGGCGACCGAGGCGATCGGCTCGCTCGCGTCGCAGATGTCGGGCTTTGCCGAGACCATCGACGAACTTGGCGCGACCGCCGACACGACGCTGAAGACCATCACCGACGCCGCCGGTCAGGCTGACCGCATGCTGGCCCGCGCCAACAGCTATATCGATGACGATCTGGCGCCGCTGACCGCCGATCTGCGCGCGTTGGGCCAGCAGGCGCAGGCCAGCATCGGCAAGCTGGACACCGCGCTGGATACCACGACCGACACCATGTCCGCCGCCGGCGACACCATCGAAGAGATCGCGCCCGTCTTTACTGATCTGCGCGAAACGCTGGCCAAGGTCAGCGCCTCGCTGGCCAACCTGCCCGAGGAACTGCCCCGGATCACCAGCAATATCTCATCCGCGGCGCGGTCGGCTGCGGATGCGTTCGACACGCTCGACACCCTGCTCGGCGGGGCCAGCGCCCCGGTGCAAAGCTTTGCGCGCGACGGGCTGCCGCAGTTTTCGCGGCTTGCGCAGGACCTGCGCAGCATGGTCAAAAGCATCGAGGGGCTGGTCACCGAGCTGCGACGCAACCCCGCCCAGCTTCTGCGCGGCCAGCCGCAGCCCGAGTTCCGCCGTTGA